Proteins encoded by one window of Phytohabitans houttuyneae:
- a CDS encoding CAP domain-containing protein, which produces MDADAPTRHTGRHRPSGRLPGPLALALLVGVLLLAFGAGAAVLRPNLSGDSGSNRTASERTDEAGGTGGFGVALAATAGPTASPKASPKPTPSKAKPRTATSPTPKRSPSRTTTRATTSGGSTAQSADENKVVDITNQERAAAGCGPVKVNTKLASAAGLHSEDQAEHNNMSHTGSDGSSPWQRSERAGYTNAIGENVAMGYRTPAAVMDGWMNSPGHRANILNCSAKAIGVGLAYASDGSPYWTQMFGSVV; this is translated from the coding sequence ATGGACGCCGATGCGCCGACGAGGCACACCGGCCGGCACCGGCCGAGCGGCCGCCTGCCCGGCCCCCTCGCCCTCGCGCTGCTGGTCGGCGTCCTCCTGCTGGCCTTCGGCGCGGGTGCGGCGGTGCTCCGCCCCAACCTAAGCGGCGATTCTGGGTCCAATAGGACAGCTTCGGAGCGTACGGACGAAGCGGGCGGTACCGGCGGTTTCGGCGTCGCGCTTGCCGCGACAGCGGGACCGACCGCGAGCCCGAAGGCGAGCCCCAAGCCGACACCCAGCAAGGCCAAGCCCCGCACCGCCACGAGCCCGACGCCGAAGCGCTCGCCGAGCCGGACGACCACCCGGGCTACCACCAGCGGCGGCAGCACCGCCCAGTCGGCCGACGAAAACAAGGTCGTCGACATCACCAACCAGGAGCGGGCGGCCGCCGGCTGCGGGCCTGTCAAGGTCAACACCAAGCTCGCCAGCGCGGCCGGGCTGCACAGCGAGGACCAGGCCGAGCACAACAACATGTCGCACACCGGCAGCGACGGCAGCTCGCCGTGGCAGCGCTCGGAGCGGGCCGGGTACACGAACGCGATCGGCGAGAACGTGGCCATGGGCTACCGCACGCCGGCCGCGGTCATGGACGGCTGGATGAACAGCCCCGGCCACCGCGCCAACATCCTCAACTGCTCCGCGAAGGCGATCGGCGTCGGCCTGGCCTACGCGAGCGACGGCTCGCCGTACTGGACACAGATGTTCGGTTCGGTGGTCTGA
- a CDS encoding cellulose binding domain-containing protein translates to MRYHTRLLAGLIGLLAAFVMAAPAAAAASAPAAAPAQAAAIPPAQYCDIRISVPAHWNNGYIVDIYIKNISNVPVTWSASVVIPPPGYIIQAWNVTVTVSGSTVWLRPWNPILQPGQAVNFGYVGSGPLVLPQVTCQPAAGA, encoded by the coding sequence ATGCGTTACCACACAAGGCTTCTCGCTGGGCTGATCGGGCTGCTCGCGGCATTCGTCATGGCCGCACCCGCGGCCGCCGCCGCATCCGCGCCCGCCGCCGCGCCGGCACAGGCGGCCGCGATCCCACCCGCCCAGTACTGCGACATCCGGATTTCCGTGCCGGCGCACTGGAACAACGGCTACATCGTCGACATCTACATAAAGAACATTTCGAACGTACCGGTCACCTGGTCGGCATCCGTCGTGATCCCGCCGCCCGGCTACATCATCCAGGCGTGGAACGTCACCGTCACGGTCAGTGGCTCCACCGTGTGGCTCCGGCCCTGGAACCCGATCCTGCAGCCCGGCCAAGCCGTCAACTTCGGCTACGTGGGCAGCGGCCCGCTCGTCCTGCCGCAGGTCACCTGCCAACCGGCCGCCGGCGCCTGA
- the pelF gene encoding GT4 family glycosyltransferase PelF: MRVALITDDSYPYVKGGPGDWCQRLLHGLDGHTFHVVALGTDQPRREAAYALPVNALLHPIADPRPAPAGRAARQHRRRAATAAGVLLCRGLLTDGEQGAAMFAESLRLLADLAAAGGAPLRGVPLADVLLDAWQVARCEPALPRLSVRDARHAAAHLDHALRPLAVLAPAADLCHAVAAGPPLLVALAARWRAGTPFLLSEDRPHVAPEGPPAVKAVLLRYHRALRRLGYAEAALIASASRFHQRWELRDGADPAKVVVVPGGVEPVRYAPLDIEPVAPALVWVGQIAPHQDLHTLIRAFRQVRDAVPHAALRLAGPEADAGYAGTCRRLVERLRLGDSVTFLGAVPSSREAYAAGHVVTSSSVTEHTPVALVEAMFCARATVSTDVGAVAEAVGDAGVVVPPGDPVALAAACVELLHDPERRQRLGAAGRARALRLFTVDGMRRAYGHLYRDAVAA; this comes from the coding sequence ATGCGGGTTGCGCTCATAACGGACGACTCCTACCCGTACGTCAAGGGTGGTCCCGGCGACTGGTGCCAGCGGCTGCTGCACGGCCTGGACGGGCACACGTTCCACGTGGTCGCTCTCGGCACCGACCAGCCGCGGCGGGAGGCCGCGTACGCGCTGCCTGTGAACGCCCTCCTCCACCCGATCGCCGACCCCCGGCCCGCGCCGGCCGGACGGGCTGCCCGCCAGCACCGGCGGCGGGCGGCCACCGCGGCCGGGGTACTGCTCTGCCGGGGGCTGCTGACCGACGGTGAGCAGGGCGCGGCGATGTTCGCCGAGAGCCTGCGCCTGCTGGCAGACCTGGCCGCCGCGGGCGGGGCGCCGCTGCGCGGGGTACCCCTCGCCGACGTGCTGCTCGACGCCTGGCAGGTGGCCCGCTGCGAGCCGGCCCTGCCCCGCCTGTCGGTCCGGGACGCCCGGCACGCGGCCGCGCACCTCGACCACGCGCTGCGGCCACTGGCCGTACTGGCCCCGGCCGCCGACCTCTGCCACGCCGTCGCGGCCGGTCCACCGCTGCTCGTCGCGCTCGCGGCGCGGTGGCGTGCGGGCACGCCGTTCCTGCTCAGCGAGGACCGCCCGCACGTCGCGCCCGAGGGGCCGCCCGCGGTCAAGGCGGTACTGCTGCGCTACCACCGCGCGCTGCGCCGCCTCGGGTACGCCGAAGCCGCGCTGATCGCCTCCGCCAGCCGCTTCCACCAGCGCTGGGAGCTGCGCGACGGCGCGGACCCGGCGAAGGTCGTGGTCGTGCCCGGTGGCGTGGAGCCGGTGCGGTACGCGCCGCTGGACATCGAGCCGGTCGCGCCGGCGCTCGTCTGGGTCGGGCAGATCGCCCCGCACCAGGACCTGCACACGCTGATCCGCGCGTTCCGGCAGGTCCGCGACGCGGTGCCGCACGCCGCGCTCCGCCTGGCCGGACCCGAGGCGGACGCCGGGTACGCGGGCACCTGCCGCCGCCTTGTCGAGCGGCTGCGGCTCGGCGACAGCGTGACCTTCCTCGGCGCGGTGCCGTCCAGTCGCGAGGCGTACGCTGCGGGGCACGTCGTCACCTCCTCGAGCGTCACCGAGCACACACCTGTCGCGCTGGTGGAGGCGATGTTCTGCGCCCGCGCCACGGTCAGCACCGACGTCGGCGCGGTGGCCGAGGCGGTGGGCGACGCCGGCGTCGTGGTGCCGCCCGGCGACCCTGTCGCGCTGGCCGCCGCCTGCGTCGAGCTGCTGCACGACCCCGAGCGGCGGCAGCGGCTGGGTGCCGCCGGGCGGGCGCGCGCGTTGCGCCTGTTCACAGTGGACGGGATGCGCCGCGCGTACGGCCACCTCTACCGGGACGCGGTGGCGGCGTGA
- a CDS encoding spherulation-specific family 4 protein: MERFAKIDLEYGGRPLADVLDAVERWATKPHDGVFLDRAPGDLAGLGGVALAVRVARRAGFGLVVLNPGRPVEPAYRALDAALCVFDGDWGAYQRWSGEGAAPGDGHLVYGVPAAQADTARKMMEWRGAGFGVVAETRTW; this comes from the coding sequence ATGGAACGCTTCGCGAAGATCGACCTCGAGTACGGCGGGCGCCCGCTAGCCGACGTGCTGGACGCGGTCGAGCGGTGGGCGACGAAGCCGCACGACGGGGTCTTCCTGGACCGCGCGCCGGGCGACCTGGCCGGGCTCGGCGGCGTAGCGCTGGCGGTCCGGGTGGCCCGCCGCGCCGGGTTCGGGCTGGTGGTGCTCAACCCGGGCCGGCCGGTGGAACCCGCGTACCGCGCGCTGGACGCCGCGCTCTGCGTCTTCGACGGCGACTGGGGCGCCTACCAGCGGTGGTCCGGCGAGGGCGCGGCGCCCGGGGACGGCCACCTCGTCTACGGTGTGCCCGCCGCGCAGGCCGACACCGCCCGCAAGATGATGGAATGGCGAGGTGCGGGCTTCGGCGTGGTAGCCGAAACCCGCACCTGGTAA
- a CDS encoding HAD-IA family hydrolase has translation MVRARPTALLVDLDGVLRRWDPEVPARIEAAHGLPAGALEKTAMDWSRLLPAITGQVSHAGWMAGVAQALEAPQAVAQWQEYRGEVDPDVLGFVREVRAAGLPVAIGTNATDHLDADLAALGLTGEVDAVVNSSVVGAHKPTREFFAAACEALHRIPSQVLLVDDSDRFVRGARVVGLSAYRWNGPADLPYLRAALGLA, from the coding sequence GTGGTCCGCGCCCGGCCCACCGCACTGCTGGTGGACCTGGACGGCGTGCTGCGCCGCTGGGACCCGGAGGTGCCCGCGCGTATCGAGGCGGCGCACGGCCTGCCCGCCGGCGCGCTGGAGAAGACGGCGATGGACTGGTCCCGCCTGCTGCCCGCGATCACCGGCCAGGTCAGCCACGCGGGCTGGATGGCAGGCGTGGCGCAGGCACTGGAGGCGCCGCAGGCGGTCGCGCAGTGGCAGGAGTACCGCGGCGAGGTCGACCCGGACGTGCTGGGCTTCGTGCGCGAGGTGCGGGCCGCCGGCCTGCCGGTCGCGATCGGCACGAACGCCACCGACCACCTCGACGCGGACTTGGCCGCACTCGGCCTGACAGGTGAGGTCGACGCGGTCGTCAACTCCTCCGTAGTGGGCGCGCACAAGCCCACCCGCGAGTTCTTCGCCGCGGCCTGCGAGGCCCTGCACCGGATCCCGAGCCAGGTGCTGCTGGTCGACGACTCCGACCGCTTTGTACGTGGTGCCCGGGTTGTCGGCCTGTCCGCGTACCGCTGGAACGGCCCCGCCGATCTGCCCTACCTGCGCGCCGCCCTCGGCCTGGCCTGA
- a CDS encoding MMPL family transporter, with the protein MGKRPVTVRVARWSAEHPWRAIALWVVFVAVCFVGGSAAGLNEATDEDQAIGEAGRASVIEIHGDFDDPAVENVLITAPSGQLDKAAADAAAADAIAKMKATTGVAKVDEAVPARDGSALLIAVTMAGDPDTASDRLQPLEATTAELQRAHPQVRIEEVGGPSINKALDETLGKDFERAELLSLPVTLAILIVAFGALIAAGVPVLLAMSSVFAAMGLSTLASHLLPATDTTNSVILLIGLAVGVDYSLFYIRREREERAKGRGHLDAVEIAAETSGHAVVVSGIAVMIAMAGLFLATDVVFSSLAVGSILVVAVSVIGSLTVLPALLAKLGRWVDRPRVPLLWRLQARRSGAPRIWPALLRPALRRPLLALVISVGVLLALAAPAAGMKMKFPGMEDLPRTTTAMQAYDRLTAAFPSTGTAHYLAVEAPAAEAAQVKAALTTLAQKAGGDPLFAPVEADGPDIEQSADGTVSLLQVATPYHSRTDEARQSLDKLRDVYVPEAMAGLSNVDYAVGGDVAGSVDYAAHVTKKLPLVMAFVLILTFVVMVLTFRSVVVALTSIVLNLLSVGAAYGLLVLVFQGTWAEGLLGFTSMGSIVTWLPLFLFVVLFGLSMDYHVFVVSRIREAVQRGVSNRDAVAYGITSSAGTVSSAAIVMVAVFSIFATLSTIDMKQLGIGLAAAILLDATIIRAVVLPSVMTLLGDANWWAPRFLRKRQPARHAEEPERELVSVH; encoded by the coding sequence ATGGGCAAGCGACCGGTAACGGTGCGGGTCGCGCGATGGAGCGCGGAGCACCCGTGGCGCGCAATCGCGTTGTGGGTGGTGTTCGTTGCGGTCTGCTTCGTGGGCGGCAGCGCGGCCGGCCTCAACGAGGCGACCGACGAGGACCAGGCGATCGGCGAGGCCGGCCGGGCGTCCGTGATCGAGATCCACGGTGACTTTGACGACCCGGCGGTGGAGAACGTCCTCATCACCGCCCCTAGTGGACAGTTGGACAAGGCCGCGGCGGACGCGGCGGCGGCCGACGCCATCGCCAAGATGAAGGCCACCACGGGCGTGGCGAAGGTGGACGAGGCGGTGCCGGCGCGGGACGGGTCGGCGTTGCTGATCGCGGTCACCATGGCGGGCGACCCCGACACCGCGTCGGACCGCCTCCAGCCGCTGGAGGCGACCACCGCCGAGCTGCAGCGGGCGCACCCGCAGGTGCGTATCGAGGAGGTTGGCGGGCCGTCCATCAACAAGGCGCTCGACGAGACGCTCGGCAAGGACTTCGAGCGGGCCGAGCTGCTGAGCCTGCCGGTGACGCTGGCCATCCTGATCGTCGCGTTCGGTGCGCTCATCGCGGCCGGCGTACCGGTGCTGCTGGCCATGTCGTCGGTCTTCGCGGCGATGGGCCTGTCCACGCTCGCCTCGCACCTGCTGCCGGCGACCGACACGACAAACAGCGTGATCCTGCTGATCGGACTCGCGGTCGGCGTCGACTACTCGCTGTTCTACATCCGCCGCGAGCGTGAGGAGCGGGCCAAGGGGCGCGGCCACCTCGACGCCGTCGAGATCGCGGCGGAGACGTCCGGGCACGCGGTGGTGGTTTCGGGTATCGCCGTCATGATCGCCATGGCCGGCCTCTTCCTCGCCACCGACGTGGTGTTCTCCTCGCTGGCCGTCGGCTCGATCCTGGTCGTCGCGGTCTCGGTGATCGGCTCGCTGACCGTGCTGCCGGCGCTGCTGGCCAAGCTCGGCCGCTGGGTCGACCGCCCGCGCGTTCCGCTGCTGTGGCGCCTGCAGGCGCGTCGCTCGGGTGCGCCGCGCATCTGGCCGGCCCTGCTGCGCCCGGCGCTGCGCCGCCCGCTGCTCGCCCTGGTCATCTCGGTCGGCGTGCTGCTGGCGCTCGCGGCACCCGCCGCTGGCATGAAGATGAAGTTTCCGGGGATGGAGGACCTGCCCCGCACCACAACAGCCATGCAGGCGTACGACCGGCTGACCGCGGCCTTCCCGAGCACCGGTACGGCGCACTACCTCGCCGTGGAGGCGCCGGCGGCTGAGGCGGCGCAGGTGAAGGCGGCGCTGACCACGCTGGCGCAGAAGGCCGGCGGCGACCCGCTCTTCGCACCGGTCGAGGCCGACGGGCCGGACATCGAGCAGTCCGCGGACGGCACGGTGAGCCTGCTGCAGGTGGCGACGCCGTACCACAGCCGCACCGACGAGGCCCGGCAGTCGCTGGACAAGCTCCGCGACGTGTACGTGCCCGAGGCCATGGCCGGCCTGTCCAACGTGGACTATGCCGTCGGCGGTGACGTGGCCGGCAGTGTGGACTACGCCGCGCACGTCACGAAGAAGCTGCCGCTGGTGATGGCGTTCGTACTCATCCTCACGTTCGTGGTGATGGTGCTGACGTTCCGCTCGGTGGTGGTGGCGCTGACCTCGATCGTGCTCAACCTGCTGTCGGTGGGCGCCGCGTACGGCCTGCTGGTGCTTGTCTTCCAGGGCACGTGGGCGGAAGGGCTGCTCGGCTTCACGTCGATGGGGTCGATCGTGACCTGGCTGCCGCTGTTCCTCTTCGTGGTCCTCTTCGGACTGTCGATGGACTATCACGTCTTCGTGGTCAGCCGGATCCGCGAGGCCGTCCAGCGTGGAGTGTCCAACCGGGACGCGGTGGCGTACGGCATCACGAGCTCGGCCGGCACGGTCAGCAGCGCGGCGATCGTGATGGTGGCGGTGTTCTCCATCTTCGCCACGCTGAGCACGATCGACATGAAGCAGCTCGGCATCGGCCTCGCGGCGGCGATCCTGCTCGACGCGACAATCATCCGGGCGGTCGTGCTGCCCTCGGTGATGACGCTGCTCGGGGACGCCAACTGGTGGGCGCCGCGCTTCCTGCGCAAGCGCCAGCCGGCCCGCCACGCGGAGGAGCCGGAGCGGGAGCTCGTCTCCGTCCACTGA
- a CDS encoding DinB family protein: protein MTWTAPQIERRHEPYVADERAMLEGWLDFHRDTLLYKCQGLTAEQLRRRSVEPSSLSLLGLVRHMADVERAWFRRRAGGDAGLPRIYYTDDNPDGEFADVDTADAAADFATFRAEVELAKAAVEGRSLDETFISERTGAEISLRWVFVHMIEEYARHNGHADLIRERIDGETGD from the coding sequence ATGACCTGGACCGCACCGCAGATCGAGCGCCGCCACGAGCCGTACGTCGCCGACGAGCGGGCCATGCTGGAAGGCTGGCTCGACTTTCACCGCGACACCCTGCTGTACAAATGCCAGGGCCTGACCGCCGAGCAGCTTCGGCGCCGCAGTGTCGAACCGTCGTCACTGAGCCTGCTGGGTCTGGTGCGGCACATGGCGGACGTGGAGCGCGCGTGGTTCCGGCGCCGGGCCGGCGGGGACGCCGGCCTGCCGCGCATCTACTACACCGACGACAACCCGGACGGCGAGTTCGCAGACGTGGACACCGCGGACGCGGCCGCCGACTTCGCGACGTTCCGCGCGGAGGTGGAGCTGGCCAAGGCGGCGGTCGAGGGGCGGTCGCTGGACGAGACCTTTATCAGCGAGCGGACCGGCGCCGAGATCAGCCTTCGGTGGGTCTTCGTCCACATGATCGAGGAGTACGCCCGCCACAACGGCCACGCTGACCTCATCCGCGAGCGCATCGACGGTGAGACAGGCGACTGA
- the mutM gene encoding bifunctional DNA-formamidopyrimidine glycosylase/DNA-(apurinic or apyrimidinic site) lyase yields MPELPEVETVRQGLAKWVTGRRIASVEVHHPRAIRRHLPGADHFSAVLAGHTVVDVCRRGKYLWLPLDSGDAIIGHLGMSGQLLFQPESAPDEAHLRIRFRFDDDGPELRFVDQRTFGGLSVSPGGAELPGEIAHIARDPMDPLFSDADFVTNLRRKRTEVKRALLDQTLISGVGNIYADEALWRSKLHGARPTDAITKPAAARLLAHVREVLSEALVAGGTSFDALYVNVNGESGYFDRSLNVYGREGEPCNRCGAPIRREAFMNRSSFSCPRCQPRPRRTPS; encoded by the coding sequence GTGCCGGAGCTTCCTGAGGTCGAGACGGTCCGCCAAGGCCTGGCCAAGTGGGTGACCGGGCGGCGGATCGCGTCGGTCGAGGTGCACCACCCGCGCGCCATCCGCCGGCACCTGCCCGGCGCCGACCACTTCTCGGCGGTGCTCGCCGGCCACACGGTGGTCGACGTATGCCGCCGCGGCAAGTACCTGTGGCTGCCCCTCGACTCGGGCGACGCGATCATCGGCCACCTCGGCATGTCCGGCCAGCTGCTCTTCCAGCCCGAGAGCGCACCGGACGAGGCACATCTGCGCATCCGCTTCCGCTTCGACGACGACGGCCCCGAGCTGCGCTTCGTCGATCAGCGCACGTTCGGCGGCCTGTCCGTCTCACCGGGCGGCGCCGAGCTGCCCGGCGAGATCGCGCACATCGCCCGGGACCCGATGGACCCGCTTTTCTCCGACGCCGACTTCGTGACCAACCTGCGCCGCAAGCGCACCGAGGTGAAGCGGGCGCTGCTGGACCAGACCCTGATCTCCGGGGTCGGCAACATCTACGCCGACGAGGCCCTGTGGCGCTCCAAACTGCACGGCGCCCGCCCGACCGACGCCATCACCAAGCCAGCCGCCGCGCGCCTGCTGGCCCACGTCCGCGAGGTGCTCTCGGAGGCGCTGGTCGCGGGCGGCACCAGCTTCGACGCCCTCTACGTCAACGTGAACGGCGAGAGCGGCTACTTCGACCGCTCCCTCAACGTGTACGGCCGCGAGGGCGAGCCTTGCAACCGCTGCGGCGCCCCGATCCGGCGCGAGGCCTTTATGAACCGCTCGTCCTTCAGCTGCCCCCGCTGCCAGCCCCGCCCCCGCCGCACACCGTCCTAG
- the smc gene encoding chromosome segregation protein SMC, which translates to MHLKSLTVKGFKSFASATTLRLEPGITCVVGPNGSGKSNVVDAIAWVLGEQGAKALRGGKMEDVIFAGTAGRAPLGRAEVTLTIDNTDGALPIDYTEVSITRRMFRSGESEYEINGSSCRLLDIQELLSDSGIGREMHVIVGQGQLDAVLHAKPEDRRAFIEEAAGVLKHRKRKEKALRKLDAMQANLNRLTDLTAELRRQLKPLGKQAEVARRAAGIQADLRDARLRLLADDLSTLRSTLDKEIADETALRERRELVEEQYGEVGRRLAQLEAALAEDAPLLAAAQDTWYKLSALQERFRSTEQLASERLRHLSATPDDERPGRDPEHLAAEAEKVRAQEEELRAALKADQAHLAEAVERRQELERQLADAERALRAAAKAIADRREGLAKLTGQVNAARARTTSAAEEISRLAAAHTDAQQRADKAQAEVDAVAALSSEADRDNADLDAQHAEAVAAHEEASARVRALSDAERAAEKEAATWKAREDALAMSLRRKDGAGALLARADQVPGLLGSLASMLTVAPGHEAALAAALGGLADAVAVAGVDEATEAMRLLKIQDAGRASLLVGSPGGPGMIGSLDALRPALPDGAKWAPDVVGCPDQIRPAVHRALRDVVLVPDLAAAGRLVAANPELRAVTPDGDVVGAYAAAGGSGKAPSYIEVQAAVDEAKARRAEAEDVMAGAADELTEARAEVAVLKEAVTVAAAAKREAEGQRNAAARRLAELGAAARSAKAETERLAASRAKAEEARERDLAALDDLEERLRLAEDTAIDEEPDTDERDQLAGAVPHARQNEMEVRLAVRTAEERVASIAGRADSLARQAAAERAARERAAARRAARARGAGIARAVEIGAREALARVAVSLADAVRTRDEIAQSRSAREAELSEVRSAAKRLGGDLERLTSEVHRDEVARAEQRMRIEQLEIKAAEDFGLDVETLVAEYGPQQPVPPTQAEVNAAEADGKPAPEPLAYHRPTQEKRAAKAERELTLLGKVNPLALEEFAALEERFKFLSDQLEDLKATRRDLLTVVKDVDDRILEVFTSAYEDTAREFEKVFTVLFPGGEGRLVLTDPEDMLATGVEVEARPPGKKIKRLSLLSGGERSLTAVAMLVAIFRARPSPFYIMDEVEAALDDVNLGRLITLMAQLREKSQLIIITHQKRTMEVADALYGVTMRSGVTEVISQRLSNQEEG; encoded by the coding sequence GTGCATTTAAAGAGCCTGACGGTGAAGGGCTTCAAGTCCTTCGCCTCCGCCACGACGTTGCGACTGGAGCCGGGTATCACCTGCGTGGTGGGCCCCAACGGCTCCGGTAAGTCCAACGTGGTCGACGCGATCGCCTGGGTCCTGGGCGAGCAGGGCGCGAAGGCGCTACGTGGCGGCAAGATGGAAGACGTGATCTTCGCCGGCACGGCCGGCCGCGCGCCGCTGGGCCGCGCCGAGGTCACGCTCACCATCGACAACACCGATGGCGCGCTGCCGATCGACTACACCGAGGTGTCGATCACGCGGCGGATGTTCCGCTCGGGCGAGAGCGAGTACGAGATCAACGGCAGCTCCTGCCGCCTGCTCGACATCCAGGAGCTGCTCTCCGACTCCGGCATCGGCCGGGAGATGCACGTCATCGTCGGCCAAGGCCAGCTCGACGCGGTGCTGCACGCCAAGCCGGAGGACCGGCGCGCGTTCATCGAGGAGGCGGCCGGCGTCCTCAAACACCGCAAGCGCAAGGAAAAGGCGCTGCGCAAGCTCGACGCGATGCAGGCCAACCTCAACCGGCTCACCGACCTGACCGCCGAGCTGCGCCGCCAGCTCAAGCCGCTGGGCAAGCAGGCCGAGGTGGCCCGGCGCGCCGCGGGCATCCAGGCCGACCTGCGCGACGCCCGACTGCGCCTGCTCGCAGACGATCTGTCCACATTGCGCTCCACTCTGGACAAGGAGATCGCCGACGAGACCGCGCTGCGGGAGCGGCGGGAGCTTGTCGAGGAGCAGTACGGCGAGGTGGGCCGGCGGCTCGCCCAGCTGGAAGCCGCGCTGGCCGAGGACGCGCCGCTGCTGGCCGCCGCGCAGGACACCTGGTACAAGCTTTCCGCCCTCCAGGAGCGCTTCCGCTCGACCGAGCAGCTGGCCAGCGAGCGGCTGCGCCACCTGTCCGCCACGCCGGACGACGAGCGTCCCGGCCGCGACCCGGAGCACCTGGCCGCCGAGGCGGAGAAGGTGCGGGCGCAGGAGGAGGAGCTGCGGGCCGCGCTCAAGGCCGACCAGGCGCACCTCGCCGAGGCCGTGGAGCGCCGCCAGGAGCTGGAGCGGCAGCTCGCCGACGCCGAGCGGGCCCTGCGCGCCGCCGCGAAGGCGATCGCGGACCGCCGCGAGGGCCTCGCCAAGCTGACCGGGCAGGTCAACGCCGCCCGGGCGCGCACCACCAGCGCGGCCGAGGAGATCTCCCGGCTCGCCGCCGCCCACACCGACGCGCAGCAGCGCGCCGACAAGGCGCAGGCCGAAGTGGACGCCGTGGCCGCGCTCTCCAGCGAGGCCGACCGGGACAACGCCGACCTCGACGCGCAGCACGCCGAGGCGGTGGCCGCGCACGAGGAGGCCTCCGCCCGGGTGCGGGCGCTCAGCGACGCCGAGCGGGCCGCCGAAAAGGAGGCCGCGACCTGGAAGGCCCGCGAAGACGCCCTGGCGATGAGCCTGCGCCGCAAGGACGGTGCGGGTGCGCTGCTGGCCCGCGCGGACCAGGTGCCCGGCCTGCTGGGCAGCCTCGCCAGCATGCTCACGGTCGCGCCGGGCCACGAGGCGGCGCTCGCCGCCGCGCTGGGCGGCCTGGCCGACGCGGTCGCCGTGGCCGGCGTCGACGAGGCCACCGAGGCCATGCGCCTGCTCAAGATCCAGGACGCCGGCCGCGCCAGCCTGCTCGTGGGCAGCCCCGGCGGCCCCGGCATGATCGGGTCGCTGGACGCCCTGCGCCCGGCCCTGCCCGACGGCGCCAAATGGGCACCGGACGTGGTCGGCTGCCCCGACCAGATCCGGCCGGCGGTGCACCGGGCGTTGCGCGACGTCGTGCTCGTGCCCGACCTCGCCGCCGCGGGCCGGCTCGTGGCCGCCAACCCCGAGCTGCGCGCGGTCACGCCCGACGGCGACGTCGTCGGTGCGTACGCGGCGGCCGGCGGCTCGGGCAAGGCCCCCAGCTACATCGAGGTGCAGGCGGCGGTCGACGAGGCCAAGGCCCGCCGCGCCGAGGCCGAAGACGTCATGGCCGGCGCCGCCGACGAGCTCACCGAGGCCCGCGCCGAGGTGGCCGTCCTCAAGGAAGCCGTCACGGTCGCCGCGGCTGCCAAGCGGGAAGCCGAGGGCCAGCGCAACGCCGCCGCCCGCCGCCTGGCCGAGCTGGGCGCGGCGGCCCGTTCCGCGAAGGCCGAGACCGAGCGGCTGGCTGCCTCCCGGGCCAAGGCCGAGGAGGCTCGCGAGCGTGACCTGGCCGCCCTCGACGACCTCGAGGAGCGGCTGCGGCTGGCCGAGGACACCGCGATCGACGAGGAGCCGGACACCGACGAGCGCGACCAGCTCGCCGGCGCCGTGCCGCATGCCCGGCAAAACGAGATGGAGGTCCGCCTCGCGGTCCGCACCGCCGAGGAGCGGGTCGCGTCCATCGCCGGCCGGGCCGACTCGCTGGCCCGCCAGGCCGCTGCGGAGCGGGCCGCCCGCGAGCGCGCCGCCGCCCGCCGGGCCGCCCGGGCCAGGGGTGCCGGCATCGCCCGCGCCGTCGAGATCGGCGCCCGCGAGGCGCTCGCCCGCGTCGCGGTCTCGCTGGCCGACGCCGTGCGCACCCGCGACGAGATCGCCCAGTCGCGGTCCGCGCGGGAGGCGGAGCTGTCGGAGGTACGCAGCGCCGCCAAGCGCCTCGGTGGCGACCTGGAGCGGCTCACCAGCGAGGTGCACCGCGACGAGGTGGCCCGCGCCGAGCAGCGCATGCGCATCGAGCAGCTGGAGATCAAGGCGGCCGAGGACTTCGGGCTCGACGTCGAGACCCTCGTCGCGGAGTACGGGCCGCAGCAGCCGGTACCGCCGACCCAGGCCGAGGTCAACGCGGCCGAGGCGGACGGCAAGCCGGCGCCCGAGCCGCTCGCGTACCACCGGCCGACCCAGGAGAAGCGGGCCGCCAAGGCCGAGCGCGAGCTGACCCTGCTCGGCAAGGTCAACCCGCTGGCGCTGGAGGAGTTCGCCGCGCTGGAGGAGCGCTTCAAGTTCCTGTCCGACCAGCTCGAAGACCTCAAGGCCACCCGCCGCGACCTGCTCACGGTGGTCAAGGACGTCGACGACCGCATCCTCGAGGTCTTCACCAGCGCGTACGAGGACACGGCCCGCGAGTTCGAAAAGGTCTTCACGGTGCTGTTTCCCGGCGGCGAGGGGCGCCTGGTGCTCACCGACCCGGAGGACATGCTCGCCACCGGTGTCGAGGTCGAGGCCCGCCCGCCCGGCAAGAAGATCAAGCGGCTCTCGCTGCTGTCCGGTGGCGAGCGCTCGCTGACCGCAGTCGCGATGCTCGTGGCGATCTTCCGCGCGCGGCCCAGCCCGTTCTACATCATGGACGAGGTCGAGGCCGCTCTCGACGACGTCAACCTGGGCCGCCTGATCACGCTGATGGCGCAGCTGCGGGAAAAGAGCCAGCTCATCATCATCACGCACCAGAAGCGCACGATGGAGGTCGCCGACGCGCTGTACGGCGTGACCATGCGCAGCGGTGTCACCGAGGTGATCAGCCAGCGCCTGTCCAACCAAGAGGAGGGCTGA